One window of Mucilaginibacter inviolabilis genomic DNA carries:
- a CDS encoding CocE/NonD family hydrolase yields MKNIYLFILLFFPITGIAQNADSTWFVNNYTKKEVTIPMRDGVKLFTSIYIPKDQSEKHPILLTRTPYSVGPYGTAYRPYWRSYMMRYCHEGYIMVNQDIRGKYMSEGIFEVVRPFNPNKKTNKDIDEASDSYDTIDWLVKNIDNNNGNVGGIGISFPGFYATMIALSGHPALKAVSPQAPVTDRFFGDDDHHNGVMMLMDAFDFHVGYGFSAPSRTPSIKGTKGVNINYNDNYDYYLKIGAMPHFTKLSGDTMKFWSDMMNHPNLDAWWKARDARSGIKNVKPAMLITGGLFDAEDGYGAWHTYEALIKQSPATNSKLVMGPWYHGQWASKDGTHLGNVRFDSNTSLYYQDMEVPFFNYYLKGKGTDTLSKVNVFFTGENKWHKFSQWPLAYIKQTPVYLQANGKLSFEATKSAKPTFDSYISDPAKPVPYAEKVHANRTREYMDDDQRFAARRTDVLVYDTGVLTDNITLAGPLVADLMVSLSSTDADFVVKLIDVFPEDTPANPVTKYPMGGYQMLVRAEIMRGKFRNSFEKPEPFIPGKPTRVKYILPDVAHTFKKGHKIMIQVQSSWFPLTDRNPQQFVDINQAKDADFIKETIHIYHNSSKIILPVMK; encoded by the coding sequence ATGAAAAATATTTACCTATTTATCCTGTTATTTTTTCCAATTACAGGAATCGCTCAAAATGCCGATTCAACCTGGTTTGTAAATAACTATACTAAAAAAGAGGTGACCATACCGATGCGGGATGGGGTTAAGCTTTTTACATCTATTTATATACCCAAAGATCAATCAGAAAAACACCCTATATTGCTTACCCGAACACCTTATTCTGTTGGGCCCTATGGAACAGCTTACAGACCCTATTGGCGTAGTTATATGATGCGCTATTGCCATGAGGGTTATATTATGGTTAACCAGGATATTCGTGGCAAATATATGAGTGAAGGTATATTTGAAGTTGTACGCCCCTTTAACCCCAATAAAAAAACAAATAAAGATATTGATGAGGCAAGCGACAGTTACGACACTATTGACTGGCTTGTAAAAAACATTGATAACAATAATGGCAATGTTGGTGGAATAGGTATATCATTCCCGGGCTTTTATGCCACTATGATAGCGCTAAGCGGTCACCCAGCCTTAAAGGCAGTTAGTCCGCAGGCACCGGTTACTGATCGCTTTTTTGGCGATGACGACCACCACAATGGAGTCATGATGCTGATGGATGCTTTTGATTTCCATGTGGGTTATGGCTTTAGCGCACCGAGCCGTACACCGTCCATAAAAGGTACAAAAGGTGTCAATATAAACTATAATGATAATTACGATTATTATTTAAAGATAGGGGCAATGCCCCATTTTACCAAACTGAGTGGTGATACCATGAAATTTTGGAGCGATATGATGAATCATCCCAATCTGGATGCCTGGTGGAAGGCCCGTGATGCCCGTAGCGGAATAAAAAATGTTAAACCGGCTATGCTCATAACCGGTGGCCTCTTTGACGCCGAAGACGGTTACGGTGCCTGGCATACTTATGAAGCTTTGATTAAGCAAAGCCCGGCAACTAACAGTAAACTGGTCATGGGGCCCTGGTACCACGGGCAATGGGCCAGTAAGGATGGCACCCATTTAGGCAATGTACGGTTTGACAGCAATACCTCACTATATTACCAGGATATGGAAGTCCCATTCTTTAATTATTATCTAAAAGGAAAGGGGACAGACACCTTAAGTAAGGTGAATGTTTTTTTTACAGGTGAAAATAAATGGCACAAATTTTCGCAATGGCCACTGGCCTATATTAAACAAACGCCTGTTTATCTGCAGGCAAATGGTAAACTATCATTTGAAGCTACAAAAAGTGCTAAACCTACGTTTGATAGTTACATAAGTGACCCCGCCAAACCTGTCCCTTACGCCGAAAAAGTGCACGCCAACCGAACCCGGGAGTATATGGATGATGATCAGCGTTTTGCCGCCCGCCGTACAGATGTGCTGGTTTATGATACAGGCGTGTTAACAGACAATATAACACTAGCTGGCCCGCTTGTAGCCGATCTGATGGTAAGTTTATCAAGCACAGATGCAGATTTTGTAGTGAAGTTGATTGATGTGTTTCCAGAAGATACGCCAGCCAACCCGGTTACAAAATACCCGATGGGCGGTTACCAGATGCTGGTGCGTGCCGAAATTATGCGCGGCAAATTCCGTAATAGCTTTGAGAAACCAGAGCCGTTTATACCCGGCAAACCAACACGGGTAAAATACATCCTGCCCGATGTTGCACATACCTTTAAAAAAGGCCATAAAATAATGATCCAGGTGCAAAGCAGCTGGTTTCCGTTAACAGACAGGAATCCGCAGCAGTTTGTTGATATTAACCAGGCAAAGGATGCCGATTTTATAAAAGAAACCATCCACATCTATCATAACAGCTCGAAGATTATATTGCCTGTTATGAAGTAG
- the efp gene encoding elongation factor P, with translation MAKASEIKVGNILRFNGELVTVTEVLHRTPGKGGAFYLDKFRNIKTGKIVEARLATDEQVEICRVETNDFQYLYEDGDAMVIMDNTTFEQHNIPKALFGPAVKFLKEGMSVIVSFESEEPIMAVAPNFVDLEITYAEPAVKGDTSSGAMKTATTENGVEIKVPLFVNQGDKIKVDTRTGEYVERAK, from the coding sequence ATGGCAAAGGCATCCGAAATTAAAGTAGGTAATATACTACGCTTCAACGGCGAACTGGTAACCGTAACAGAAGTACTGCATCGTACACCAGGTAAAGGCGGAGCATTCTATCTGGATAAGTTTCGTAACATAAAAACAGGGAAAATTGTTGAAGCTCGCTTAGCTACCGATGAGCAGGTTGAAATTTGCCGTGTAGAAACAAACGATTTTCAATACCTGTATGAAGATGGAGACGCCATGGTGATCATGGATAACACCACTTTCGAACAGCATAATATCCCGAAAGCGCTTTTTGGGCCCGCGGTGAAATTCCTGAAAGAAGGAATGAGCGTGATTGTTTCGTTTGAAAGCGAAGAACCGATCATGGCAGTAGCACCCAACTTTGTGGATCTGGAGATTACCTACGCCGAACCTGCCGTTAAAGGTGATACCTCATCGGGGGCAATGAAAACAGCAACTACAGAAAACGGAGTAGAAATTAAAGTACCACTCTTTGTTAATCAGGGTGATAAAATAAAAGTTGATACCCGCACCGGCGAATACGTTGAGCGGGCTAAATAG
- a CDS encoding M13 family metallopeptidase — MNKVFYLCVALVVLSAWNYRDGHKRSFVDVAGIDSLTKPGDNFFRYVNGRWYDTAKIASDQSGVGSYSFMNIPQKQLLQNILDSVSKTKNNMGSVEQKVGDFYASGMDMATINQRGYQPIKPILARIDVINNIPSLIKFVAAELKSGNRSIISFNIYPDNKNSSINIAHVSQTGIGLPERDYYFKTDSSTLLIQQAYKKYIRTLFQLTGSGVATATKDADVTYSIEKQNAASHKTNIELRDVNANYHKIAVASINKTQTNIGWESLLADLGATTDSIDMTQPAYYDKLNEQLKSISIHDWKIYLKASTLENYAETLSKPFVDASFEFSKVLSGQAKQKSRRQIMTENVDGYLGQALGQLYVKRYFNEGAKKRVLALVNNLQKSFENRINHLDWMSDSTKQKAKEKLYAITKKLGYPDKWRNYDKVQINRTKYFENILSLNQNDYNFELAKLNKPVDKTEWGTTPSTVTAYYNPSFNEVVFPAGILQFPYFDFSADDAINYGGIGMVIGHEMTHAFDDQGAQFDKDGNVKNWWTKEDYQKFREKTKQLADLYGSFTVLDTVHIKGALTLGENTADNGGIAIAYDAFKMTEQGKGSVKIDGFTPDQRFFLSIARIWRVKTRDAFLRTYVNTNPHSPAMWRVNGPLMNFAPFYKAFNVQPGDKNYKPENQRVKIW; from the coding sequence ATGAATAAAGTATTTTATCTGTGCGTTGCGTTAGTCGTTTTGAGCGCATGGAATTATCGGGATGGTCACAAAAGGAGTTTTGTTGATGTAGCCGGAATTGACTCCCTGACAAAACCCGGCGACAATTTCTTTCGCTATGTTAACGGGCGCTGGTATGACACCGCAAAAATTGCCAGCGATCAATCGGGCGTAGGTTCATATAGTTTCATGAACATCCCGCAAAAGCAACTGTTGCAAAACATCCTGGACAGTGTTTCGAAAACCAAAAATAATATGGGAAGTGTTGAACAGAAGGTAGGTGATTTTTATGCTTCAGGTATGGATATGGCTACCATTAACCAACGCGGATACCAACCCATTAAGCCAATACTTGCGCGTATTGACGTCATTAACAACATACCATCGCTGATCAAATTCGTAGCAGCGGAATTAAAAAGCGGGAACCGCTCGATCATTAGCTTTAATATTTATCCTGATAACAAAAACAGCAGCATCAACATTGCCCATGTTTCTCAAACTGGTATTGGCTTGCCTGAAAGGGATTATTATTTCAAAACAGATTCATCTACACTCCTCATTCAGCAAGCCTATAAAAAATACATCCGCACCTTATTTCAATTAACCGGTAGTGGTGTTGCCACAGCTACTAAGGATGCAGATGTTACTTACAGTATCGAAAAACAAAACGCGGCATCACATAAAACAAATATTGAACTAAGAGATGTAAACGCAAATTATCATAAAATAGCAGTTGCATCCATCAATAAAACACAAACTAATATAGGATGGGAATCATTGCTTGCCGACTTAGGTGCAACAACCGACTCTATTGATATGACCCAACCTGCTTATTATGATAAGTTAAATGAACAACTGAAATCAATATCTATACATGACTGGAAAATCTATTTAAAAGCAAGTACACTGGAAAACTACGCCGAAACGCTTAGTAAACCATTTGTGGATGCCTCATTTGAATTTAGTAAAGTATTATCGGGGCAAGCCAAACAAAAATCCCGCAGGCAGATCATGACCGAAAACGTTGACGGCTACTTAGGGCAGGCTTTAGGGCAATTGTATGTGAAACGATATTTTAATGAGGGCGCAAAAAAACGTGTACTTGCATTAGTAAACAATTTGCAAAAATCTTTCGAAAACAGGATCAACCATTTGGATTGGATGAGTGATAGCACCAAACAAAAAGCAAAAGAAAAATTATACGCCATTACCAAAAAATTGGGCTACCCTGATAAATGGCGCAATTACGATAAGGTGCAGATTAATAGAACCAAATACTTTGAAAATATCCTTTCGCTTAACCAAAACGATTATAATTTTGAATTGGCAAAATTGAACAAGCCGGTTGATAAAACAGAATGGGGTACAACACCATCTACGGTTACGGCTTACTATAATCCATCTTTTAATGAAGTTGTTTTCCCCGCCGGTATTTTGCAATTCCCTTATTTTGATTTTTCGGCAGATGATGCCATCAATTATGGAGGCATAGGGATGGTGATTGGCCACGAGATGACGCATGCCTTTGATGATCAGGGCGCACAATTTGATAAGGATGGTAACGTAAAAAACTGGTGGACAAAGGAAGATTATCAAAAGTTTAGGGAGAAAACAAAACAGTTAGCTGATTTATACGGCTCATTTACCGTTTTAGATACCGTTCATATAAAGGGAGCCCTGACATTGGGTGAAAACACCGCCGATAATGGGGGCATTGCTATTGCCTATGATGCATTTAAGATGACGGAACAGGGAAAAGGTTCTGTTAAAATTGACGGTTTTACCCCGGACCAGCGCTTCTTCCTTTCTATTGCCAGAATATGGCGGGTGAAAACAAGAGATGCATTTCTTCGCACCTACGTAAACACAAATCCGCACTCGCCGGCTATGTGGCGTGTAAATGGCCCTTTAATGAATTTTGCCCCCTTTTATAAGGCATTTAATGTACAGCCTGGTGATAAGAATTACAAACCAGAAAATCAAAGAGTAAAGATTTGGTAG
- a CDS encoding TonB-dependent receptor, whose protein sequence is MRKLFLGLVLLLSFSAHAQYNLRLVVKDDGSKLPLIGATAYITDLKRGNASDSSGHITITGIPAGKYEVKLSMIGYLPGDKTLILPSKYADQLIEVYLEPMSGELAEVVVQTNRTGQNRSDIPTRIEALPSEELDEKGTMRPGDIKMLLGEITGVHVQATSAVSGLANFRIEGLDSRYTQLLQDGLPTYDGFSGGLGLVQVSPLNLKQVEIIKGSASTLYGGGAIAGLVNLISKTPGKHPELSFLLNQNSANGTDASGFYSQEWSKIGTTIFSAYNYNGAYDPGNTGFSAIPKTNRFLLNPKIFWKPSCKDSLWLGVNVLHEDRLGGDMQVISGNTDSQHQYFEHNISDRLSSQVSYTHKVDSASRLNFKGTIGYFNRKITQPQFEFKGVQVSSYAEANYLRNSKTTSWVAGADIWTDRLTPKGGSADLGYRRNTYGLFIQNTFKPAQWFAVESGLRLDGNSPSPASPANGWFLLPRINILFKMNEHWSSRLGGGLGYKMPDIFNDDAEEQGYRYLQPLNIGATKAERSAGANWDFTYKGAVGDAFLQVNELLFLTKVNDPLILQNNAFVNAPGYLLSKGAETNVKLLIDELGIYLGYTYNDVQRNFNGMNSAQTLTPKQQLNADLTYEVEHHFRAGLEGFYTGEQLLSGGTSGRSYWTFGALVQKMWKHIDVFINAENLTDQRQGKWGALYTGTVTSPMFKDVYAPLEGVVINGGVRIKMF, encoded by the coding sequence ATGCGCAAACTTTTTTTAGGGCTTGTGCTGCTGCTTTCTTTTTCAGCACATGCACAATATAATTTACGCCTGGTCGTGAAAGACGACGGGAGCAAATTGCCGTTGATAGGTGCAACGGCTTATATCACTGATCTAAAGCGAGGAAATGCTTCGGATTCCAGCGGCCATATCACGATCACAGGTATTCCGGCTGGTAAATATGAGGTTAAACTAAGTATGATCGGCTATTTGCCGGGGGATAAAACCCTTATACTACCGTCAAAATATGCTGATCAGCTTATCGAAGTTTACCTCGAACCGATGTCGGGTGAACTGGCCGAAGTAGTGGTGCAAACTAATCGCACCGGACAGAATCGAAGCGATATTCCAACCCGCATCGAAGCGTTGCCGTCGGAAGAACTGGACGAGAAAGGTACGATGCGGCCCGGCGATATCAAAATGTTACTGGGCGAGATCACCGGCGTGCATGTTCAAGCTACTTCCGCCGTTAGCGGGTTGGCCAATTTCCGTATCGAAGGGTTGGACAGCCGCTATACCCAATTGTTACAGGATGGCTTGCCCACTTATGACGGTTTTTCGGGTGGCCTGGGTTTAGTACAGGTATCACCGCTGAATTTGAAGCAGGTGGAAATCATTAAGGGTTCAGCCTCTACTTTATATGGGGGCGGTGCCATTGCAGGTTTGGTGAACCTAATCAGCAAAACGCCCGGTAAACATCCGGAACTAAGTTTTTTGCTCAATCAGAACTCAGCAAATGGTACCGATGCCAGCGGTTTTTATAGCCAGGAATGGAGCAAAATTGGTACAACAATCTTCAGTGCTTATAATTACAACGGTGCTTACGATCCGGGAAATACCGGTTTTTCAGCCATTCCTAAAACCAACCGTTTTTTACTCAACCCGAAGATCTTTTGGAAACCCAGCTGCAAAGATTCTTTATGGCTGGGTGTTAACGTCCTGCACGAAGATCGCCTTGGTGGTGACATGCAGGTAATCAGCGGTAACACCGATAGTCAGCACCAGTATTTCGAACACAACATCAGCGACCGTTTATCCTCGCAAGTTTCCTATACGCACAAGGTCGACAGTGCCAGTCGATTGAACTTTAAAGGTACGATTGGCTATTTCAACCGGAAGATAACTCAACCGCAGTTTGAGTTTAAGGGTGTACAGGTTTCATCTTATGCTGAAGCGAATTATTTGCGCAATAGTAAAACCACTAGTTGGGTGGCTGGCGCCGATATATGGACAGATCGATTGACACCAAAGGGTGGGAGTGCCGACCTGGGTTATAGACGTAATACGTATGGATTATTTATACAAAACACTTTTAAACCGGCTCAGTGGTTTGCAGTAGAAAGCGGACTTCGCTTAGATGGCAATTCGCCTTCACCCGCCTCGCCAGCGAATGGCTGGTTTTTATTACCGCGTATAAATATCTTATTTAAGATGAATGAACATTGGAGCAGCCGTTTAGGCGGTGGGCTGGGTTACAAAATGCCAGACATTTTTAATGATGATGCCGAAGAGCAGGGTTACCGCTACCTGCAACCGTTGAATATCGGCGCGACTAAAGCCGAACGCTCAGCCGGCGCTAATTGGGACTTCACCTATAAAGGTGCTGTGGGTGATGCGTTCTTACAGGTTAATGAATTATTGTTTCTGACCAAAGTAAACGACCCTTTGATCTTACAGAACAATGCGTTTGTCAATGCGCCTGGTTATCTGCTTAGTAAAGGAGCTGAAACGAATGTTAAACTACTGATTGATGAATTGGGTATTTATCTGGGTTATACTTATAATGATGTGCAGCGGAATTTTAATGGGATGAACAGCGCGCAGACATTGACACCGAAACAGCAATTGAATGCCGATCTTACCTATGAAGTCGAGCATCACTTCCGTGCCGGTTTAGAAGGATTTTATACCGGTGAACAATTATTGAGTGGGGGTACCTCCGGGCGTTCCTACTGGACATTTGGCGCATTGGTGCAGAAAATGTGGAAACATATAGATGTATTCATTAACGCCGAAAACCTGACCGATCAGCGCCAAGGTAAATGGGGAGCGTTATACACAGGAACTGTAACCAGCCCTATGTTTAAGGACGTGTATGCGCCATTGGAAGGGGTGGTAATCAATGGCGGTGTCAGGATAAAAATGTTTTGA
- a CDS encoding DEAD/DEAH box helicase: protein MSTIETQHGNHHFIFRDANLESMTSRDIARHNPAGFYTDEEAGQYLVPISLAVNEGAFHHPKNDTFPTVTVSQDTEQLLLTCTCASELGKLCEHEAIILQTILKKEEFAVFFNTRLRHQKLKNAAIPYGLENEPDPDQFFRIELLFNKLVISPHSPDLFPVTKESLNTLRAMVSSAPEQPPASSPADQEQSIFVVIREHKYYKYLHVELFASALTKEGKLKNPLNRLEPMDLVWKTTDHEELKFYTGISKFQNNLTGKKSETDLAALRAIVKNPMGYPFYYQDTEKGEKISASSLIPVKVAQLPPGVQMRVKPDGPFFELTLDLEIDGNRHTLKDQRIMFSYFLLNGDTLYLADNLQALNVMSFLKQRPGNLLVHQSKYPLIKSQWLGKLEDTIDVKYQHIQQATPKQLEQLGFNQDPEKIIYLSDFGSHVMLIPVMRYGEAEIQVRTKRNIYATDAKGKEFQVQRNEPAERAFIASLITQHPYFEEQADDDLYYFYLHKKHFLNEDWFLDVFEQWQQQRITILGFNEIEGNRLSPYKISIDIKVLSGMNWFNTIIQAKYGQKKASLKSLHKAIRNKSKFIQLDDGTLGILPAEWIAKFESYFNAGEVVSDDTLHTPKINFTAIEELYDAEVLAEEVKQDLRSYREKFANFETIAPVDVPAELLGALRPYQHQGLNWLNFLDEFNFGGCLADDMGLGKSIQVIAFILSQRKKVSQNTNLIVVPTSLIFNWQQEIQKFAPSIRLHTLYGADRVKEIHDFDRFEIILTSYGNMLSDVRFLKDYHFNYVILDESQNIKNPSSQRYRAARLLKSRNKLVVTGTPIENNTFDLYGQLSFACPGLLGGKQYFKDIYPTPIDQFKSSIRASELQKKIKPFILRRTKEQVAGDLPEKTEMVLHCEMGAEQKRIYDAYEKEFREYISAINNEELKKNPMNVLKGLTKLRQICDSPVLLSGDRLPGKESAKIDTLIEQIESKSPEHKILVFSQFTGMLDLVSKELLSRKISFVQLTGKTRNREAVVQSFQQDHNCRVFLISLKAGGTGLNLTEADYIYLIDPWWNPAVENQAIDRAHRIGQNKRVVAIRLICPGTVEEKIMKVQENKKDLVHDLVKTDTNILKALSRQDLLDLLTPMHVLSD, encoded by the coding sequence TTGAGCACGATAGAAACACAGCACGGGAACCACCATTTTATTTTCAGAGACGCCAACCTGGAATCAATGACCAGCCGGGATATTGCCCGGCATAATCCAGCCGGTTTCTACACTGATGAAGAGGCCGGTCAATACCTTGTACCCATCAGTTTAGCTGTTAACGAAGGGGCCTTCCATCATCCTAAAAACGACACCTTTCCTACGGTTACCGTTTCACAGGATACTGAGCAATTATTACTTACCTGTACTTGTGCCAGTGAACTTGGGAAATTATGTGAGCATGAGGCCATAATACTGCAAACCATTCTAAAAAAGGAAGAGTTTGCCGTATTTTTTAATACCCGGCTGCGTCATCAAAAATTAAAAAACGCGGCCATACCTTATGGGTTGGAAAACGAGCCCGATCCCGATCAGTTTTTCCGCATCGAACTGTTGTTTAATAAACTGGTGATCAGCCCTCATTCCCCTGATCTTTTCCCGGTAACTAAAGAAAGCCTGAATACCCTGCGCGCGATGGTATCATCCGCTCCGGAGCAGCCACCAGCGTCATCTCCAGCGGATCAGGAACAAAGCATTTTTGTGGTTATCCGTGAGCATAAATATTATAAATACCTGCATGTAGAGCTTTTTGCTTCGGCCCTTACCAAAGAAGGAAAATTAAAAAACCCGCTGAACCGCCTGGAACCTATGGACCTGGTTTGGAAAACTACCGATCATGAGGAACTGAAATTTTATACCGGTATCAGCAAATTTCAAAATAACCTTACCGGCAAAAAAAGCGAAACCGATCTGGCCGCATTGCGTGCCATTGTCAAAAACCCAATGGGTTATCCTTTTTATTATCAGGATACAGAAAAGGGCGAAAAGATAAGCGCCTCATCGCTTATACCCGTTAAAGTAGCACAACTTCCGCCCGGGGTGCAGATGCGTGTAAAACCCGATGGACCTTTTTTTGAACTAACGCTTGATCTGGAAATAGATGGCAACCGCCATACCCTAAAAGATCAACGCATCATGTTTAGCTATTTTCTGCTAAACGGTGATACCCTATATCTGGCCGATAACCTGCAGGCCTTAAATGTGATGAGTTTTTTAAAGCAAAGGCCCGGTAATTTGCTCGTACATCAATCCAAATACCCTTTGATCAAAAGTCAATGGCTGGGTAAACTTGAGGATACCATTGATGTAAAGTACCAGCATATCCAACAGGCAACACCAAAACAGTTGGAACAATTGGGCTTTAACCAGGATCCCGAAAAGATCATTTACCTGTCGGACTTTGGGAGCCATGTAATGCTCATCCCGGTAATGCGGTACGGAGAAGCTGAAATACAGGTTCGTACCAAAAGAAATATCTATGCTACCGATGCCAAAGGGAAAGAATTCCAGGTACAGCGTAATGAACCCGCAGAAAGGGCCTTTATAGCCAGCCTGATCACACAGCATCCTTATTTTGAAGAACAGGCAGATGATGACCTGTACTATTTTTACCTGCACAAAAAACATTTCCTGAATGAGGACTGGTTTCTGGATGTTTTTGAACAGTGGCAACAGCAGCGCATTACTATACTGGGTTTTAACGAGATAGAAGGTAACCGGCTTAGTCCTTATAAAATCAGTATCGATATTAAGGTATTGAGTGGTATGAACTGGTTCAATACCATTATACAGGCCAAATACGGGCAGAAAAAGGCGAGTTTAAAGTCCTTGCATAAGGCCATCCGCAACAAAAGTAAGTTTATACAACTTGATGATGGTACCCTGGGCATCCTTCCTGCAGAGTGGATAGCTAAATTTGAAAGCTATTTTAATGCCGGCGAAGTTGTTAGCGATGATACTTTACATACACCTAAAATAAATTTCACGGCTATCGAAGAGCTTTATGATGCAGAAGTTTTAGCCGAAGAAGTTAAACAGGATTTGCGAAGCTATCGTGAAAAGTTTGCCAATTTTGAAACGATTGCTCCTGTTGATGTACCGGCCGAACTACTGGGTGCCCTTCGCCCCTATCAGCATCAGGGATTAAACTGGCTTAACTTTCTGGATGAGTTTAATTTTGGCGGTTGCCTGGCCGACGACATGGGGTTGGGAAAATCGATACAGGTGATTGCCTTTATCCTGTCGCAGCGTAAAAAAGTTAGTCAGAATACCAATCTGATTGTTGTTCCAACTTCCCTCATTTTTAACTGGCAGCAGGAAATACAAAAATTTGCGCCCTCTATCAGGTTACATACCCTTTACGGAGCCGACAGGGTAAAAGAAATACATGATTTTGACCGGTTTGAAATTATCCTTACAAGCTACGGCAATATGCTCTCTGATGTTCGTTTCCTGAAAGATTATCATTTTAACTACGTCATTCTCGATGAGTCGCAAAACATCAAAAACCCATCATCGCAAAGATATAGGGCTGCGCGCCTGTTAAAATCGCGCAATAAACTGGTGGTAACCGGTACACCTATCGAAAACAATACCTTTGATCTTTATGGTCAGCTTTCTTTTGCCTGTCCGGGTTTACTGGGCGGTAAACAATATTTCAAGGATATCTACCCCACCCCAATCGATCAGTTCAAAAGCAGCATCCGTGCTTCAGAATTACAAAAGAAGATAAAGCCTTTTATTCTGCGAAGAACCAAGGAGCAGGTTGCCGGCGATTTGCCAGAGAAAACAGAAATGGTACTGCATTGTGAAATGGGTGCCGAACAAAAACGGATTTACGATGCTTACGAAAAGGAATTCAGGGAATATATATCAGCTATCAACAACGAAGAGCTTAAAAAAAACCCGATGAACGTATTGAAGGGGCTTACCAAACTTCGCCAGATCTGCGATTCGCCTGTTTTATTGAGCGGCGACCGGCTGCCGGGCAAGGAATCGGCCAAGATTGATACCCTGATTGAACAGATTGAAAGTAAATCGCCTGAACATAAAATATTGGTATTTTCGCAGTTTACAGGCATGCTTGATTTGGTAAGTAAAGAGCTCCTTAGCCGAAAGATCTCCTTTGTGCAGTTAACCGGCAAAACCCGTAACCGCGAAGCTGTAGTACAATCCTTTCAGCAAGATCATAACTGCCGGGTATTTCTCATTAGTCTCAAAGCAGGCGGTACTGGACTTAATTTAACGGAAGCCGATTATATCTACCTCATTGATCCCTGGTGGAATCCTGCAGTCGAAAACCAGGCTATTGACCGTGCCCATCGCATTGGGCAAAACAAAAGAGTGGTAGCCATAAGGTTAATCTGTCCCGGTACTGTAGAAGAAAAGATCATGAAGGTACAGGAAAACAAAAAAGACCTGGTTCATGATCTGGTTAAAACAGATACCAACATTCTCAAAGCCCTATCCCGGCAAGATCTGTTGGATTTGTTGACACCTATGCATGTTTTATCAGATTAG
- the moeB gene encoding HesA/MoeB/ThiF family protein — protein MLEREELKLYNRQIILPELGLAGQEKLKTARVLMIGAGGLGCPVLQYLVAAGVGYVGIVDDDVVDISNLHRQILYSIADVGKPKAETAKQKLEWLNPFIELTAYKERLTADNAVTLIGGYNIIVDGSDNFTTRYLVNDTCVALNKPLVFGSIFKFEGQVSVFNYQNGPNYRDLFPEPPPENEVPNCEEAGVIGVLPGIIGTYMANEVIKIICGIGETLSGKLFSMNALDNNSISIYKITKHGKAISAPGIVNQAAIPDREISMETLNNWLAQNPEEICIIDVREIYEFDEYNIGGINIPLYELQEFADDIPANKKLVFICQTGQRSKIALQWTASYLKNEKYSLKNGIRHNL, from the coding sequence ATGTTGGAACGTGAAGAACTAAAACTATATAACCGCCAGATCATACTGCCCGAATTAGGGTTGGCCGGACAGGAAAAATTAAAAACTGCCAGGGTGCTGATGATTGGTGCAGGAGGCTTAGGTTGTCCAGTTTTGCAATACCTGGTAGCCGCCGGTGTTGGCTATGTGGGTATTGTTGATGATGATGTGGTAGATATCAGTAATCTGCACCGGCAAATCCTGTACTCCATTGCCGATGTTGGAAAACCCAAAGCCGAAACAGCTAAGCAAAAGCTGGAATGGTTAAACCCTTTTATTGAATTAACCGCTTACAAAGAAAGATTAACTGCCGACAATGCAGTAACGCTGATCGGCGGATACAATATAATTGTTGATGGCTCCGATAACTTTACCACACGTTACCTGGTTAATGATACTTGTGTGGCCTTAAATAAACCATTGGTATTTGGCTCTATTTTTAAGTTTGAAGGACAGGTATCGGTGTTCAATTATCAGAACGGCCCAAATTATCGCGATCTGTTTCCGGAGCCCCCTCCGGAAAATGAAGTACCCAATTGCGAAGAAGCGGGCGTTATCGGCGTTCTTCCGGGTATTATCGGCACCTATATGGCTAACGAAGTTATTAAGATCATCTGCGGTATAGGTGAAACCCTATCCGGCAAACTATTCAGCATGAACGCGCTGGATAATAATAGTATCAGCATATATAAAATAACTAAGCATGGGAAGGCAATTTCGGCCCCAGGGATCGTTAACCAGGCAGCAATTCCGGATCGTGAAATCAGCATGGAAACTTTAAACAACTGGCTCGCGCAAAACCCTGAAGAGATCTGCATCATTGACGTACGCGAAATCTATGAATTTGATGAATACAACATAGGTGGCATAAATATCCCACTGTACGAATTGCAAGAGTTTGCCGATGATATACCAGCCAACAAAAAACTGGTATTCATTTGCCAAACCGGCCAAAGAAGCAAAATAGCCCTGCAATGGACAGCATCGTACTTAAAGAATGAAAAATACAGCTTGAAAAATGGAATTAGACATAACCTTTGA